GGGTACGAGCCGTCCGGCGTCCTTCACATCGGGCACATGCTCACGGCGAACAAGCTGATCGACCTCCAGGAGGCCGGGTTCGAGGTCGTGATCCTGCTCGCCGACGTCCACGCGTACCTCAACGACAAGGGCACGTTCGACGAGATCCGCGAGACCGCCGAGCGGATGAAAGCGCAGTTCGTCGCCTACGGCCTCGACGAGTCGCGGACGGAGTTCGTCCTCGGCTCGGAGTACCAGCTCGACGAGGAGTACGTCCTCGATCTGCACGCGCTGGAACTCGAAACCACGGTCGCGCGCGCCCAGCGGGCGATGGCCGAGATCCAGCGCGGCGAGCACGCGAAGGTGTCGCAGATGGTCTACCCGCTGATGCAGGCGCTCGACATCGAGTACCTCGACTTGGACCTCGCCGTCGGCGGCCTCGATCAGCGGAAGGTGCACATGCTCGCCCGCGAGGAGCTCCCCTCCGTGGGGTACGAGGCCCGGCCGGCGCTCCACACGCCGATCCTCGCCGACCTCACGACGGGCGTCGGCAAGATGTCCTCCTCGGAAGGAGTGACCATCTCGATGGAGGACGCCGCCGAGGAACTGGTCGAAAAAGTCAACAGCGCGTTCTGCCCGCCGAATGCCGACCCAGACCCCGATTCCGACGGCAACGAGCGCGAGAACCCCGTCCTGCAGATCTTCCAGTACCACGTCTTCCCCCGATTCGACGAGGTGGTCGTCGAGCGGCCCGAGAAGTACGGCGGCGACCTCGAGTACGCGAGTTACGCCGACCTGGAGGCGGACCTCGAATCGGGCGAACTCCACCCGGCGGACGCGAAGGGCGCGTTGGCGACGTACCTCGACGAGCTGATCGCGCCCGGGCGCGAGCTGCTCTGACGAGCCGCGACGACACGGACCCGGCGTACCGAACGGGTCGGCGATCGTGGCGCGCAAAAAAGAGCCCTCGAGCGCGGTCGAGCGGCCGTGTGCGCAGCGGAGGCGGCTCTTTCCGGACGAACGGCGGTTTTAAACCGGATGCTGACTAACGCTCGAATATGGCGAAAGACGGAGAGGAGACGCGACGCGATCTCCGCATGCCCGACGACGACGAGGTGTTCGCCGTCGTGACCGACATGCTCGGTGCTAACCGGGTGACGGTCCGCTGTGCGGACGGCGTCGAGCGCACGGCCCGGATCCCGGGACGGATGCAAAAGCGCATCTGGATCCGCGAGGACGACGTCGTGCTCGTCGAGCCGTGGGACTGGCAGGACGAGAAGGGGGACATCACCTGGCGCTACGAGAAGAGCGAGGCCGACCAGTTGCGCGAAGAAGGCCACATCGCCTGAACGACGGAATTTTCGACGGCGTCCACACGGAGTGCCGAGCCGCGGCTGGACTCGTTCCGAGGCCCCTCCAGTCGTGACGCTCACGTCTGTGTTCGCGGTTGTGACGATGGTGGCGGTCGCGTTCGTGTTCGCTGTCCGGGGTCGTCAGGCCGTGCACCGGTGACCGCACGGTCGTCTCGGTTCCGGTCCACCGAGTACATGTCCGAATCGGCTAAGGAGCGGGTGACAGACCGCGAACCGGGCACTGCTCGTCGTCCCGTTCGTCACGTCCTCGCACCCATCGTCTCTCGCCACCCTCTCCGGCTGCCACGGAACCAGTTCGGCAGCCCGACCGACTCATCGCTCCCTGACACGGATACCCACCCTTTTGACCCACCACTACGTACCCCAAGGCTAGATGACAGAGGAGTTCGGCCTGATCGAACCCGAGGAGGGCGAGGGAGAGGGATTCGGCGACGAGTGGGAGGAGATCGACGTCTCCGACACGGACGCCGACCGCATCGCCCGCAAACGGGATCGGAAGTTCGACGAGTTCCGCAAACGGCTGAAGGACGCCGACCAGTTCAAGGTCGAACAGTCGGTGTTCGACGACGCGACCTTCGCGGCCATCTACAAGCTCGTCCAGGACGGACACGTCGAGGCGTTCGGCGGGCCCATCTCTACAGGAAAGGAAGCGAACGTCTACGAAGCACTGGGAGCAGACGGCGACATCGCCGTGAAGATCTACCGGATCAACGCCTCGGACTTCCAGCACATGCGCGAGTACCTCGACGGGGACCCGCGCTTCGAGGGGATCGGAAACGACAAGGGCAAGATCGTGCTGGCGTGGACGCGCAAGGAGTTCGCGAACCTCGAACGCGCACGCGCGGCGGGCGTCCGCGTGCCAGAGCCGATCGCCGTCGAGCGGAACGTCCTCGTGATGGAGCTCGTCGGGCTCGTCGAAGAGCGGGCCCGGCGGCTCGCGGAGGTCACGGTCGAGAACCCCGAGACGGCGTACGAGGTGGTCCGCGAGTACATGCGACGACTACACGGCGCGGGGCTCGTCCACGGCGACCTCTCGGAGTACAACCTCATCGTCCACGACGGCGAACTCGTGGTGATCGACCTCGGCCAGGCGGTGACGGTCCACCACCGCAACGCCGACGAGTTCCTCAGGCGCGACTGCCGGAACGTGGCGAGTTTCTTCACCCGGCAAGGGCTCGACACCGACCCCGACGACCTCTACGACTACGTGACGAGCACCGAGACGTAACCTGTCGCCGGCTCCGTCTTGGACCGGTCGCAGTCAGCGACGACCCCGACAGTCCAGCACCGCTGACTGTCGGACCGACGCGCAACTAGGGCTATTTCGCTGACCGTCTTAGACGATCGACATGAGCGAGGACACACGCAGACGCGTCGCGATCGCCTGTCAGGGCGGCGGGAGCCACACGGCCTTTACCGCGGGCGTCCTCGACCGTCTGCTCGCCGACCCGGACCCGTCCCACGAGATCGTCGCGCTGACCGGCACGTCCGGCGGCGGCATCTGTGCGTTTCTCGCGTGGTACGGGCTCGCAGGCGCCGCCGGCGAGGCGGCGGGACGTGAACGGGCACGGGAGCTCATCGACCAGGTGTGGCGGGACATCGAGGCGAGCGATCCGGCGGTCGCCGCGGCGAACCGGATGGGCGTCTGGCTGACGCGCGCCCAGGACAACGGCGCGCCGGTCCCCCAACACAGCCCGT
This Salinigranum marinum DNA region includes the following protein-coding sequences:
- a CDS encoding tyrosine--tRNA ligase, translated to MDAYERITRNTSEVVTEEEVRALSEDPEGRRAYVGYEPSGVLHIGHMLTANKLIDLQEAGFEVVILLADVHAYLNDKGTFDEIRETAERMKAQFVAYGLDESRTEFVLGSEYQLDEEYVLDLHALELETTVARAQRAMAEIQRGEHAKVSQMVYPLMQALDIEYLDLDLAVGGLDQRKVHMLAREELPSVGYEARPALHTPILADLTTGVGKMSSSEGVTISMEDAAEELVEKVNSAFCPPNADPDPDSDGNERENPVLQIFQYHVFPRFDEVVVERPEKYGGDLEYASYADLEADLESGELHPADAKGALATYLDELIAPGRELL
- the eif1A gene encoding translation initiation factor eIF-1A; the protein is MAKDGEETRRDLRMPDDDEVFAVVTDMLGANRVTVRCADGVERTARIPGRMQKRIWIREDDVVLVEPWDWQDEKGDITWRYEKSEADQLREEGHIA
- the rio1 gene encoding serine/threonine-protein kinase Rio1, translated to MTEEFGLIEPEEGEGEGFGDEWEEIDVSDTDADRIARKRDRKFDEFRKRLKDADQFKVEQSVFDDATFAAIYKLVQDGHVEAFGGPISTGKEANVYEALGADGDIAVKIYRINASDFQHMREYLDGDPRFEGIGNDKGKIVLAWTRKEFANLERARAAGVRVPEPIAVERNVLVMELVGLVEERARRLAEVTVENPETAYEVVREYMRRLHGAGLVHGDLSEYNLIVHDGELVVIDLGQAVTVHHRNADEFLRRDCRNVASFFTRQGLDTDPDDLYDYVTSTET